GGTGGTACACCTCATCACGATAGATGAACATAATTAAGTCAGCATCTTGCTCGATTGCACCTGACTCACGCAAATCAGACATGATCGGGCGCTTATTAGGGCGCTGCTCTAGACCACGGTTTAACTGCGACAAGGCAACTACTGGGCACTGCAATTCTTTTGCAAGAGATTTAAGTGAGCGTGAGATTTCGGAAATCTCTGTTGCACGGTTCTCAGAACCAGAGCCACTCATCAACTGCAAGTAATCAATAACTACAAGGCCGAGTGTTCCACCAAAATTACGAGCAATACGGCGTGCACGCGCACGCAACTCTAAACTGGAAAGTGCACCAGTCTCATCAATCAAAATTTGGGTATTACTCAAACGGGCAATGGCATCAGTAACGCGTGGCCACTCATCATCTTGAAGCTTTCCGGTGCGCATGCGACTTTGGTCAACGCGCCCTACCGAACCCAGTAAACGAGCTGCCAGTTGCTCACCTGACATCTCCATAGAGAATATAACGACCGGTAAACCTTCTGCCAAGGCAACATTTTCGGCGATGTTTAACGCCATCGCGGTTTTCCCCATTGACGGTCTTCCAGCAATAATAACTAGGTCGCCTTTTTGCAGGCCACTAGTTTGCTTATCTAGATCAATGAAGCCAGTTGCTATACCAGTGATATCACTTCCGCCTTGACGGTTGTAGAGCTCATCAATACGAGCGACAACGGTTTTAAGTAATGGCTCAATTTCGAGATAATCAGCCTTGCGATTACCCTCTTCACCAATTTGCAGAATGCGTGATTCCGCTTCATCCAAGAGCGTTCTCACTGAACGGCCTTCTGGAACAAATGCAGAATTCACAATATTGTCGGATACCTCAATGAGGCGACGCAGAATACTGCGATCACGAACAATGTCGGCATAGCCTTTGATGTTTGCTGCACTTGGCGTACTTTGCGCCAATGAATTCAGGTAATCAATTCCAACTAAGTCACCTCCCTGCTCAGACTTAACAGCCTCATGAACAGTAATGACGTCAGCAGGATGATTGTCGCCAACTAAACGCTGAATGACCTTGTAGATCAGAGCATGTTCAGGGCGATAAAAATCTTTATCAGTTAAGACACCACCTAGACGATCCCAGGCTGTGTTATCGATCAGTAGACCGCCGAGCAAAGATTGCTCGGCCTCTACAGAATGCGGCGGTACTTTTAAAGCCTGCAAGGCTGCATCCCCAGAACCCATCATGCCAGGATTTGACATAAGGGAGCGTGAGCGGGATTCAGCCATGAGGCTAGCTTACAGATCTAAAACTTACGCTTGCTCGCCAACTACACGGATAGTGATGTCAGCCACTACATCGGTATGAACAGCTACCGCTACAGGGTGATCACCAACCATCTTCAACGGGCCAGTAGGCATACGTACAGAAGCTTTTTCAATCGCAAAGCCTTTGGCTTTCAATGCATCAGCGATGTCATGGTTGGTTACAGAACCAAACAAACGACCGTCAACACCAGCTTTTTGACCGATTTCGAGAACCAAGTCTTTGAGCTTTACGCCAACTGCTTCAGCAGCAGCTAATTTCTCAGCAGCCAATTTTTCCAACTCAGCGCGACGAACTGCAAAATCAGCGATGGCTGTTTCAGTTGCACGACGAGCTTTACGTTGTGGGATTAGGAAATTACGAGCGTAACCGTCTTTAACGCGAACGATGTCACCGAGGTTGCCCAGGTTAATTACTTTTTCTAAAAGAATGATTTGCATTGAGGGCTCCCAATTATTTCTTGTGTTGATCGGAGAATGGCAACAAAGCCAAATAACGAGCACGCTTGATAGCAGTGTCTAACTGACGCTGATATTTCGCTTTTGTGCCTGTCAAACGTGCAGGAGTGATCTTGGCGTTTTCGCCAATGAAGTCCTTCAATGTGTCTACATCTTTGTAGTCAATCTGTTCTACGCCAGCAACAGTGAAACGGCAATAACGCTTACGCTTGAACAATGGGTTCTGAGCTGGTTTCTTTTTGAAATCGGGTTTCTTTCCAAACGCCATGATGATTTCCTCTTTAATTTTTCAATTGAATATGGGTAATGTGGAAAACAAGTCTTTGATTACGTAGAGTCTTGGGTGCTAAGAATCCCTCAAACACTGCCTCGGCTCCTAAATCCATTTGCTCTAAGCCCTTTTGTATCGGACCAATTGCTATGGCTTCAACACTCATCTGAATTTTCCTAGCGTTTCCTACCTCGTTTACTTCGCCGCTATGTTCTAGCTGGCAATGCATCACCGGTATTCCTGCAGGTGTAAATCGAATCGCGTCTTTAGATACCAAGAATGCAGTTAGGGTGAAATGATTCAACGCCGCTCCGTCACTCTGATACGTTTTCTAGTCTCTGTATTCCTCTTCAAATTTCTAACTTAAACCGCTGCTACTGGAGCGTCGGATTGAGCTGATTTGCGCGCTTCTTCACGTTGCACTTCTTTCATCATGATGGAAGGCTCTGTTTCAGCTTTCTTAGTCTTGATGATGAGGTGGCGCAAAACAGCATCGTTAAATTTGAATGCGTGCTCGAGCTCGTCCAGAGTTTTCTGGTCGCACTCAATATTCATACAAACGTAATGGGCTTTAGCAAGTTTGTCGATCATGTAAGCCATCTGACGACGACCCCAATCTTCCATACGATGAATTTTGCCGCCAGCAGCAGCTAAAGTCGCTTTGTAGCGATCGATCATCGCAGGCACTTGCTCGCTTTGGTCCGGATGGACGATAAAGACGATTTCATAATGACGCATCTAACACTCCTTAAGGATAAAGTCACCTGGGCGTCTTGCTAACTTCCGATGGTTTTAAAGTTAGCGCCAGTGTGACAAGGTAGTAACAAATTGTAGGTAAAACTAACTACAGGTATTTACAGCTTTTAAAGCCCTCACCTAATCTCAGGCAAGTCCGCTATTCTAGCAAAAAAATCCTGCCAAGTCAGGGGTTTACCAGCTTTATTTGCCTGCTTTGCTGCATTTAAAGCCAATTGCAACGCGATTCTGGCTCTAGGCGCAGTTAAAGCCCCTGAAGCCCGGCATCCAGGTGGGTCCACTTCCGGAATGTTTCGCAAAGTGGCCCCAGCACCCGTCCTGGTTGTTCTTACCAAAGCAATGCCTTGAGCCATAGCCTGATCCAAAGGATTCACCCAGTCATCATGAAAGCCACCATGCCCCGTGCCAGCAATTACAAGGCCTTTGACAGCACTGCTTAGCCACTGAGTGATCGTTTCTGGACGTGCGCCTGCATGACTAGTCAAGATTTCAACCCAAGGCCACTCACCCTCTTGCGGAATCGGTAAATCCTCATTCCACGCTGCCTCTACTGCTTTGACACCAGATAGCCAGGATGGATTAATCAAGCCCACTGAGCTTGATGGTGCATTTTGTAATGGGGCATTTAGGGCGGTGGCGTGGCGCTTAGCCAAATCGATGGCCATGCATCCACGTCCATCCATTACGGCATAAATGCCACCAGGGCAGTTATCAATGGATGTTGAGGCCCAGCGTAAGGCGTCAAGCAAATTGGAGGGGCCATCGGCTCCAGGTGCATTGCTTGGCAGCATTGCTCCAGTCAGAATAACCCTCTTAGACTGAGTATGAGCTAACTTTCCACAGGTAGCCTGCAAAAATAAGCCCGTCTCTTCAATCGTATCTGTACCGTGGGTAATCACAATCCCCTTGACGGCGGCATCGAGCAAAGCATCCTTGACGGCTAGCCCGAGACTGGTGAGATGGGCATCGGTCAAATTGCGGCTATTGATATTGGCGACCTGGCGCGATACCAGTTTGACCCCCTCGGGTACTACCGACTGAACATGCGCTACCAATGCATCAACCCCCACTTGGCCCGCTTGGTATTGAAGAGGGTTTTCTTCTGGGTTTGGCGCAAGACCTGCAATAGTGCCACCCATACCCAAGATCAGGATATGGGGTGTATTTTCAGAAACGTTCGAAATTGAGCTCATTTCTCCATTATCCGCCTCCAAATAGCTTGAATATTCAAATAGTGCTGTATACAATCCCAGTATGGACATAAATACAGTCGATTTTCCAGAGGAGCTGACTGCCCTCCCTAAACTCACCTCACGTCAAAGTGAGATCTTGGATTTAATTACCAAGGCCATTGATGAAGGCGGCTCTCCCCCGACCCGCGCTGAAATCGCCGCGCAGCTGGGTTTTGCATCCGCTAATGCAGCTGAAGAGCATTTACGCGCATTGGCAAAAAAAGGGTATATCGAACTGACACCGGGAACATCTCGCGGTATTCGTATTCCACAACGCTTTAACCAGACTCACAATCCAAATAAATATCGTCAGATGTCTTTGCCCTCTGGTGCGCTTCAACAACTTACACTGCCACTCATTGGTCGTGTTGCTGCAGGCTCTCCGATCACTGCTATCGAGCATATTGAGAAACAAGTACCGATTGATCCAAGCTTGTTTAGTAAGGGTGCAGATTATCTATTAAAAGTAGTTGGCATGAGTATGCGCGATGCTGGCATTCTGGATGGTGACTATCTTGCTGTAAGAAAAACTTCCGAAGTTCGCAATGGCGATATCGTAGTAGCGCGCTTAGATGATGAAGTCACAGTAAAGCGTTGGAACCAAAAGAAAACTGCAGATGGCATGGTGATTGAGTTGCAAGCCGAAAATCCAGACTTCAAAAATATCTTAGTGGATAGACGTCAACCGAACTTCGCCGTAGAAGGCCAGGCTGTTGGCCTCATTAGGGCTGGCGGTCTATAGGACTTGCCTCATAAAGCAAAAGGCCTCGTTTAGAGGCCTTTTTTTATTCTTTATTTTTTGCTTGGAGCAACTACGTTTGCATTCTTAGGGGATGCAGTAATGGTGATGATGGTCTTTGGCCCAGTAAATGGACCTTCATTTAATTCGATGGTTGATGTGCGGTCACCTTTAGTAAAAACCAAAATACTGGTTTTTGATTTCACAGCACTGATAGTTGTCCAACCAACTTTTGGATATTCGGCCTGAAAGAAGGCGTAGATATCGGTTGGTGTTTGCACGCCAGATAAAACTACACGACCCACCCAGTTATCACCACGACCAATGATTAAAGAATCCGAGCCAATAATTTTGGACGCCGCAGGCAATGGCATATCACCTAAGAGTTGCGTCTGAATTTCTTGCACTTCATTTGGCGTACCTGTTGGAGAATCGCCTGAGGATGCGCAGGCCGCCAAGAGCGCAGACAGCGCTAATGCTGTTGTGATTTTTTGAAGTCGTTTCAGTTGAATCATATTCTTGCCCTGGTAATCAATCTAAATTACTGGAGGCGCGTGAGGGAATCGAACCCCCGTACGAAGCTTTGCAGGCTCCTGCCTAACCACTCGGCCAACGCGCCATATGCTTGAATCAAAAATGGGAAGCTTTTTAGGGCTTCCCATCGAACTTGGAGCGGGAAAGGAGGTTCGAACTCCCGACCTATACCTTGGCAAGGTATCGCTCTACCAGCTGAGCTATTCCCGCATAACAGGGCAGTAGTTTAACAAACAATTTCCAAGAAGGCATTATTTGTCATTCGAACCTAAAAGCTATAAGCAATGAAGCTTAACAAAAGCCTTAATCCATCAGGCTTTGCAGTCTTTATTTCGATTTCTCAACCAGCTGCGGCAATGCCTTTTTCATGTAATAGAACATCGACCAAAGCGTCAAAAAGGATGCAATCCAGATTAACCAAGTACCTACTTGAGCGCAATTCAACCACCCAAATAGAGTGTCATTCAATAATAAAAAAGGAATTGCAATGAGTTGGGTGGTAGTTTTTAACTTGCCGACCATGTGTACAGCAACACTTTTTCCAGCACCCAGGAGTGCCATCCACTCTCTTAAAGCTGAGATAGTAATTTCACGACCAATAATGATTAAGGCCACCCAAACCTGGACTCGATCCATATTGAGTAGAACAAGCAATGAAGCAGCAACAATCAACTTGTCAGCTACTGGGTCTAGAAACTGACCAAATGCTGATTCTTGCTTCATGCGTCTGGCCAAAAATCCATCAAGCCAATCGGTGGCGGCTGCAAAAACAAAAATCACGGTAGCAGTGAGATTTTTATCAAAAGGAGTTAACCAGCTATTGGGCAAATAAAAGACTGCGACGACGAGCGGGATTGCGGCAACGCGCAACCAGGTCAGGGCAATAGGCAGATTAAAGGGCATAACTCAAGCATAAACCAATGTGAGCGCACATGGAAATCAATGTAACTGCCTGTAAATTTTCTCGGCTAATGCAGTGGATATTCCCTCGACGCTGGAGAGCTCTTCAATAGTGGCATTGGAAACACCACGCAAACCCCCAAAACGAGCAAGTAATTTTTGACGGCGCTTTGCACCAATTCCTTCAATCTCCTCTAACTGAGAAACCGTCCTCGCTTTGGAACGCTTTGCTCGCATCCCGGTGATAGCAAAGCGATGTGCCTCATCACGTATCTGGGCTACCAATAACAGAGCAGCACTATCAATACCAAGTTCAAGAGACTTGCGCCCATCCGCAAAAATCAAGGTCTCCAAGCCCACCTTACGCCCCTCACCTTTAGCGACGCCCACGATCAAGCTAATATCCATACCAAATTCAGAGAGAACTTGTCTTGCCATCTCAACCTGGCCTTTGCCACCATCAATCAAAATTACTTGCGGCACCTTCTCAATGGGGAGCTCTTGAAAGTTGGCATAACGGCGTTGCAAGACCTGACGCATCGCTGCATAGTCATCACCAGGGGTGATGTCATTAATATTAAAGCGACGATATTCACTGGGTTGCATTGCATTTTTGGAATACACCACACAAGAAGCTTGCGTAGCTTCACCAGAGGTGTGGCTAATGTCAAAACACTCAATACGCAACTGTTCAAGACTTTCTAACTCCAAAGCCAAGACATCAGCCAACGCTCGAGCTCTTGCTAATTGCCCGCCAGTCTCTACTAAACGCTTCGCTATCGCAATCTTAGCATTGCCCTCGGCCATCGCCAACCAATGCCGTCTCTGGCCCTGTGGCTGATGAAGAAAAGTAATGCGCTTACCAGCTTGTGCATTAAGTAAGTCATGCAAACCTTCAGGGGCTGATTGCTCAGACATATCTACAGCGCTTTCTTCTGGCGCTGCAATGTCGTCAACCAACTTTCTCAGGGGGTAATTCAGAATCAGTACAGGTGGAATTAAATTGGTTGTCGCCTCTCCATCACTAACCTTCTCCTCCAAATAATGTTGAGCAATAAATGCTTCGAGAATTTCAGTTGGTGGCGGCAGTTCTCCAGACGTTGAGCGTAGGCCCTTAGGGAAGTAGGCGCGATCACCCAAATGGCGACCACCCCGAATCATTGCCAAATTGACGCAAACTACACCCTCCATTTGAGCGACAGCAATCACATCCACATCGCCCTCACCATCAGCAACCATATCCATAGATTGCTGCTGCAAGACACTGGAGAGATCAGCGATTCGGTCTCTCAAGACTGCAGCCATTTCAAATTCCATGGCATCGCTATAAACGTGCATTTTCTTTTCAAGTTCGGAAAGGACGCGACTATGATCACCCTCCAAAAAACGAGTTGCCTGCGCTACATCCTGACCATATTGCTCGGCATTCAGACGGCCAACACAAGGTGCGCTACAACGATGAATTTGATGCAATAAACAAGGGCGACTTCGGTTTTTAAATACAGAGTCTTCGCAAGTTCTCAGACGAAAGACTTTCTGCAAAATCTGCACGCTATTACGCACCGCCCATGAATTTGGGAATGGCCCAAAGTAGTGATTACGCTTATCCGTTTTTCCCCGATAAGAGGCTAAGCGAGGAAATTGATGCCCCGTCAACATAACGTAGGGGTAGGACTTATCATCTCGAAAGAGAATATTGAATGGAGGGGCGAGCTCCTTAATCAGATTGTTCTCTAGAATTAAGGCTTCAGTTTCTGAGCGTGTTACTGTTGTTTCGTAGCGGGCAATTTTTCCCACCATCAGCTCTATGCGTGGTGAAAGTTGAGTTCGCTGAAAGTAGCTTGATACACGCTTTTTGAGGTTGCGCGCCTTACCGACATACAGAATATGTCCCGCCTCATCAAAGAAGCGATACACCCCCGGCAATCCGGGTAGCCGTTTAACATCCTGCTGAAGGGTTTCAAAAAGCGAATTGCTCATGCGTTGGGATATTTTCTGTCAAATCGTAGACAACTATGGTGATGCCGGTGTTTGCTGGCGCCTAGCAAGAAGCTTAACAAGTCTTCATGGCCAAGACGTGCGTATTTTCTGTGACGATCTGCCAACCCTTAATTTACTCGCTTCTGGTGTGGACCCTGAAATCAAGCGCCGCCTTGACATTCAGCCATGGGAAGCAAGTCATCAAAATAGCCGTCATCCGGTAGAAACACCAGACGTGGTAATTGAGGCATTTGGGTGCGATCTTCCTGAGCGCTACCTAGCGGGCCTGCTGATTGCCCCTAAAAAACCACTCATCATCAATTTAGAGTATTTGAGTGCGGAGCCTTGGATTGTGGACTTTCATCAGAAAGCATCCCCGCAGGCACATGGAATCCCAAAATACTTTTTCTTTCCTGGGTTTCAGGAAAATGCCGGCGGCATCTTGATTGACCCCATTCCTGAACAGCCATCCCTCACCAAGCAGCTAATCCCAGAGAGCCTCAAGTCAAGCTGGAAATTGTTACGACCGAAAACCAAATGCATCAGCATCTTTTGCTACCCAGGCGTGCCGCTCTTAAAATGGTTGCAGGATCTAGGGACTCTGGGTGAAAACTTCGATGTTGTATTAACACATGGTCAATTGGAGCAATTGCAGTTCAGCTCAGGTCATCCTAACAAAACACCCTCCTTGCCCAATTCCATTCAATTAATCTCCATTCCATTTGTTTCTCAAGATGAATACGATTGGGTGCTTTCTCAATGCGACTTCAATATTGTTCGAGGTGAAGATTCTTTTGTCCGAGCGCAGTTAGCTGGCAAGCCCTTCATTTGGCACATTTACCCTCAGGAAGATCGAGCTCACGAAATCAAGTTGGCTGCATTTTTAGACCTCTATCTTGAAGATGCGTCACAAGGGCTTAAACACACTGTAATCGCTGCCATGACTTGGGCAATGCCCAGTGAGTGGTACCACTCGATTGATGAATGGGGTGCCCATTCCACCGCTTGGCGAGTAGATTTGCTTGGAAAACAAGCTGATGGTGGCTTAGCTGCCCGTCTAATGGGCTTTGTAGCCTGATCTTAAGCGAAATTCGCCTGCGGGCGGTTACAATCTTGTTTTTGATAAAAACCGCAGAAAAATCAACTCTGCACCCAGGAATAGCAAGATGAAAACAGCACAAGAACTCCGCGTTGGTAACGTAGTCATGATCGGCACTGATGCCATGGTCGTTTTAAAAGCAGAATACAGCCGCTCTGGCCGCAACTCTTCTGTTGTCAAAATGAAATTTAAGAACTTGTTAACTGGTGCGCCTAACGAAGGCGTATACAAAGCAGATGACAAGTTTGATGTGGTGATCTTGGATAAGAAAGATTGCACCTACTCTTATTTCGCAGATCCAATGTATGTATTTATGGATGGTGACTACAACCAGTATGAAGTTGAAGCTGAATTCATGGGTGATGCATTGCATTACCTCGAAGAAAGCATGCCTTGTGAAGTAGTGTTCTATGAAGGCAAAGCACTCTCAGTAGCTATGCCAAACTCTTTGGTTCGTGAAATCATTTACACAGAGCCAGCAGTTAAAGGTGATACCAGCTCAGGCAAGGTATTAAAGACTGCAAAATTAGCTACCGGCTATGAATTGCAAGTTCCATTGTTCTGCAACACTGGCGACAAGATCGAGATTGATACTCGTACTGGTGAATATCGTAGCCGCGCTAACTAATTAGCTCGCTTGATAAGTAAAAGCCCGGCATGCCGGGCTTTTTTATTGCTTCGAATTTTTTACTCACAGACAAGTTCTACCATCTAGGCAATGAGCTTTAATTGCTGGAGTAAGCGTTTAGCGTGTTGGTATTGCGCTTCACCTTGTAGCTCATCCCAAGCAGGAGCAGCGGCAGTTGGCATCAAGCGATTTAATCGGATAGCAGATTCCGCCTGTTTTGCTTTAGAAACTTTCAACTGACTGAGTAATTGATCCGCAAGGTCCGGACGATTACAAATCAAGACAGCATCACACCCTGCCTCAAGCGCCATATCGGCACCCTTCACAACCGAGCCAGCAACGCTCGCACCCTCCATTGAAAGGTCATCACTGAAGATCACGCCTTCAAAGCCTAATTCTTGACGGAGAATGGAGTGGAGCCAAATCTTCGAAAAGCCTGCTGGATTCTTATCTACCTTGGGATAAATCACATGGGCTGGCATTACCGATGTCAGACTCAGATCCAACCACTCATAGGGCTTAGCATCATCATTCAGAATTTGCTTCAAGGGACGCTCATCGACCGGAATGGCCACATGAGAATCCGCTTCTGCCCAGCCATGGCCTGGAAAATGCTTGCCGCAGTTCGCCATACCAGCAAGGCGTAAACCTTCGTTCAGACTCTTAGCCAATGCGAAGGTAATTTGTGGATCACGACTAAATGCACGATCACCAATCACACCGCTACGACCAAAATCAAGATCTAGAACAGGAGTAAAACTAAAGTCCACACCACAAGCTCGCAATTCAGCAGCCAAGACATATCCACACGCAGTAGCAGCCGCCATCGCAATAGCAGCAGATTCAGCGGTATGTTTTGATTTATTCTTAGACCCCCAAAGTTCACCAAGCTTACGCATGGCTGGCAAATGGGTGAAGCCATCAGTTCTGCAGCGCTGAACACGTCCACCCTCATGATCAATCGAAATTAATACATCAGGTCTGAGCTTTTTAATCTCCGCAGTCAACTTGGTAAGCTGCTTGCGGTTAGCAAAGTTTCTGCCAAACAAAATTACCCCGCCAGTCAGCGGATGTAAGATTCGACGACGATCTTCTGCGTTTAACTCAAGCCCAACAACATCTAAAGTAATGGGGCCTGGTTTCATAGTCGACTTACTCATATATTCCTCGGTATATAGATGGTGTATTGCTGTATTTATCTTTGTGTAACGATGACATGGGCAATTGCCATATCCTGCTCATCACTAACGGTGACCTGAGCCTCCCAGTTTTTTTCCTGCATAAATTGCGCAAGTGCACCTAAATAGGAAGTAACCGGTTTGCCACTAGGCTCGTTGAGTGTTTGCAAAGAGCGCCAAGTCATTGGCATTCTCATGCCCAAACCAATTGCTTTGGAGAATGCTTCCTTTGCTGCAAAGCGCGTTGCTAAAAATGCAATACCCCGCTTGTGATTTCTGGCTAACCGATGTTTAAAAACCAACATCTCATCTGGCCCAAGAATTTTTTCAGCCAAGCGTCCATTGGTACGATCGTAAGCAGCTTGAAGCCGCTCGATCTGCAAAATGTCTGTGCCTATACCAATGATCATTTGATTTTTAAATATTAAGCGTTAGCTCTACCCTGATTCATCAGAGCTTTCATGTCGGTAATTGCCTTTTGCCAGCCCTTAAAAAGGGCTTCAGCAACAATAGCATGGCCAATATTGAGTTCAGAGAGCTCCGCAATGGCAGCTACCGGCATCACATTACCCTCATGCAAACCATGGCCTGCATTAACCCTCAGACTAATACCCTTTCCAAACTGAGCGGCTTTTCTGATGCGCTCCAGCTCTTGAGTCTGCTGACTCCCTGAGAGATCAGCATAGCGCCCG
The genomic region above belongs to Polynucleobacter sp. AP-Ainpum-60-G11 and contains:
- the acpS gene encoding holo-ACP synthase, yielding MIIGIGTDILQIERLQAAYDRTNGRLAEKILGPDEMLVFKHRLARNHKRGIAFLATRFAAKEAFSKAIGLGMRMPMTWRSLQTLNEPSGKPVTSYLGALAQFMQEKNWEAQVTVSDEQDMAIAHVIVTQR